The stretch of DNA CGAGCCGGCGGCAAGTGACATGGAGAAGGGGTTCGATCGTCAACTGATCGTTCCGGAAAGCGGTGCGTCCGGAAGTATGGATCTCAACAAGCTGAACACGCCGGACGCCGCCGACGCGGAGAATGCGCGTGAGTCGGATCGTCAGTCGTCGGTCTCCTTTTGATCTCGAGGAATCGTGCCATTGGGAGGAGGCGTACCATGGATAGTCGGACAAGCGGATATGGGCTCTGTGCCTTGTTGATCGGGTTGTGTCTCGGTGTGGGCTTGCTGGTAGGGTCTGCGTTTGCCGAGCAATCGTGGGTCGACGAAATCAATAACTCCCTCAATTTCTACAAGGCCAGCTATCCCGGTTCGAATTGGGAGCCGTACAGTCAGCGGCTGCAGGCCGTCAAAGAGGCGGTGGATCGTGCGGATACCAAGACGGTCAAGTCTGAAATGGGCAAATGGTTCAAGATGCTCAGGGCCCGTGATCAGGGTATTCACGATGTCGCTGCCGATGAGTTATTCAACTTTGCGTTGATGGTCACGCCGATCCTGGAATACGGCATCACGGTTCCACCGGCGCCCGGTGGCGGCACCGAGCCTGGTTATTGATCCGCGATGCGGGCATTTCAGGCGACGCGAAAGGAGGCTGTTATGAGGTGGAACGCATGCCTAGTCGTTGCTGCGATAGGGATCTTCTGCCCGACGGCATCAGGATGGGCTGATTCGACCGACAGTCCTATGGTGGGGGCGCGACTCGCTTTGAGCGGGCAGATCGTCAAAATCGAGAGCGGGCTTCTGTTTGTCAAAACTCCCTATGGCTTGCAGTTGCGAACCATCAGTCCGAATAAGGCCGACCGGGTGGGGCTGCACAATGCTCGTCCCGGCGATGAGGTGTGGCTGCTGATCGATTCCGGAAACGTGCTGCTGGATGCGGCCAGGCCGGGCGGTGAACATTTTGCCAATCACAAGCTCGTGGCCGGCCGGATTCACTATGCGGACCCCTTCTGGGGAGAGATTCAGATTTCGACCCCTGAGGGATTTGAACGGTTTGACGTCGATGCGCTGGCAGGAAGTAAGCTGTCGGTATTTCAGGAGGGAATGCCTGTGACGATCGAGTTGGATTCGGATAACGTGATGATCGACATTCAGTCCGACCGGTAATGTGGCTGTGGCAGGTGTTGCCACCTTGACTTCATCGTGAGAGGTTCGTACCATTTTTATGACGCGCGCTCCTGCAGGCAATCAGACGCAGGAGCGCGCTGCCCTCAGAGTCTGCAACGCGAACGCATCAGAGGCGGTTCATGCAACGTCTGCCGTGGATGCTGGCGTACCTCGTAGCAGCAGGGTGGCTCTCCGCCGTGCCGTCTGCCTGGGGGCTTGAGTCCTCCGACCGTTCAACCATTCCCTTCCAGACCATTCTCGAATTGGAGCAGACGGCTCGTTTGCTGGCGGTCTTGCTCGACTCCGGCCGCGCAGTCGTGAATGACAATCAAACCCTGTTGGACGATCCGAGCAGGGCGGACAAGGGTTTCACGCCGGAGGCGTTTGAAGGGCAACTACGCGACATGTTTCGAGGCCGCGCCGGCATCAACTTGGACGAATTGGCCGGCGGGACATTGTCCCCGCGGAGCCGCCGTCTGCTGCAAGAGCTGGTGGCCGTGAGCAAGCAGGTGATTGCGGATGCTCAAGCGGAACTCAATCGGCAGGGGGCGGGATTCAAGGGGTTTATTCCGGCCGTGTTCGGCGCGCGCGTGTCCACGCGGTTCACCGCTGTGACGGGTGTACGACTGAAACAGACCGCCTTGGATCCACGGAATCCTGCCAATCGGCCTGATGCCTACGAACGGGTTGCCTTGGAAGCCTTTGCGGACTCTTCCTACCCTCGCGAAAAAGTCATCAGTGAAATGGCTGCCAACAGTTCGTCGCTCCGCTTGATGTTCCCGCTCTACGCGACGAGACAGTGTCTCGATTGTCATGGCGGTCCGAAGGGTGGCCTCGATCGCACGGGTTATCCAAGGGAAGGCCTCACGTTGGGGCAAAACGCCGGTGCCATTAGCGTGCTGTTGCCGGTCGGAAAATGAAGATCTACATCGTCTTGATGGTGCTGTTGTTCGCGCCGGTCGAGAGTGGATGGGCGAATGAGCGTCCGCCGTCGCCGATGGAAAAGCCGGCCGGCAGCGGCGTCATTGTTCATCGTGATGGGTATGTCCTCACGGCCCACCATGTCGTTGCGAATGCGAAACGGATCACGATCGTGACATCCGGGGAGTTTCGGGTGCCCGCCGTGCTGGTGAGTGTGGATGCGGAACACGATCTCGCCTTACTCAAGGTGGAGACGGTCGGACTCTCCGAGGCGCTGCTCGGGTATGCCGGCGCCGTGAAGCTGGATCAGGAAGTCATTGCTGTCGGGTTCCAGTTCGGGCTGCGCGAAATCACGATCACCCGCGGCCACGTCGCTGCCGTCAGGACCAAAGGGGTGCAACGGGTCTTTCAGGTCGATGCCGCGGTGAATCCCGGCAACAGCGGTGGTCCGGTGTTCAACCGGAGGGGCGAAGTCCTGGGCATCCTCACCACGAAGTTTACCCATCCGTCCGGGATTGTGCCTGAAGGCATGGCCTTTGCTGTGCCCATCAGTTACGCCACACCACTGTTGGCCAACATTCCGGATTTCGATTTCTCCGCCATCGGCCGGGGCAGAAGGGAGTCGCCCAAGGGAAAAGGCAACGGGGATCTGATTACGGAACTGATACGAACGTCCGTGCGAATCGAAACCCTGCGCATGTCAGAGGGACCGGCCACGGTCATTCACCCTGCTCCGATGCCTCCGTCTTCCGATGGCCGGTACAACGCCCAGCCATCCGTCACTCATGTGCCGGTGCCCCCCGCCCGTGTCCATGAGCCGGTTCCCCTCGCCGGAGACGAATCTATCGATCGCGTGAATGCGCAACTCCTGACACATCAGCAGGAAGAGCTCAAGCGACTCGTCGATCAAGGCCTGACACCGCCCGGCGAGATGGTGTTGATCCCGGCCGGCGAGTTCCTCATGGGCATGGAGGATGGTCTGCCCGATGCGCGTCCGGTGCATCGGGTATATGTGAGTGCCTATTGGATCGACCGGCACGGGGTAACCAACGAGCAGTATCGGGCCTGTGTGGATGGGGGCGCCTGTCTGATTCCGAAAGTACGCGACGCCTTCGATGATTCGCAGCGCGCGCAATCGCCGGTGATCAATGTCACCTGGTCTCAAGCCAGAGCCTATTGTCAGTGGATCGGTAAACGATTGCCGACGGAGGCGGAATGGGAGAAGGCGGCGCGGGGAATCGACGGCCGGCGGTATCCCTGGGGCAATAATGACGCAGTCATTCAGAAAAGCAGGGTCACGCTGGCGGACGGGAATTCTTCCCATGGCGTCGATCTGCTTGGCACGCTCACGGTCTCCAGTTCACCCTATGGCGTGTTCGGCATGATCGGCCTGGTGTCGGAATGGGTGAAGGACTGGTATGCGGAAGATTTTTACCCGACCTCGCCGGCCCGGGATCCGCAGGGGCCGTTGCGCGGGTCGTTTCGTGTCTTGCGGGGCGGCAGCTGGATGGAGCGGCCTCTCGAGTTGCGTGCCGGTTACCGGGGCTGGGACGAGATGACGTATTGGGGGCCGACGTTAGGATTTCGTTGCGCAACCGACGCTCCCTAGCCCAAGGAATCCTGAAAAAGGCCACCGGCTTCGTTCTCGCTGCGCGAAGAGGCTCAACGTACAGTACTTGTACGCCTCGCCTCCTCGCTGGCTGCGGCCTTGCCGGACGGCCTTTTTGAGGATTCCTTGAAGACGGTTCGTTCGCCTGAGCACATACCCGTCCACCCCCTTTCCCTCCGTGTCATTCTCACGTACGATAGTCGGATGGTCCGTGCACCTTTGATCGTGCAATCGCCTCCATGACCTTCAGTCCCTTTCACAAAAAAATCCTGTCGGCGCTCGCGGTGAGCCTGACGGTCTTTGCCGTCGTGGCCGGGCTCAGTAGTACCCGGTGGTTCGAAGTTGTTGAACTAGAGGCGTTGGACCATCTCGTTCGGCGGTACGCGGATCCTGCCAAAGCCGATTCCAATCTTGTGTTACTCGCCATCGATGAATCGAGCCTCGAAGCATTCGGGCGCTGGCCCTGGCCGCGTGATCGGTTCGGCTACGTCGTCCGCTACCTCAAGCAAGCAGGCGCCAAAGCCGTCGTGTTCGATGTGATGTTCTTCGAGGCGGACGAGAATGCGGAAGAATTCGACCAGTCGTTTGCCGATGACCTGAAGGAGGCAGGTAATGTGTTTCTGCCGATGCTCTTCCAGGCCGAGCCCGCTGCCATCCCGCCTGAGCTGCAGCCTCGCGCGACGGTCACGGTGGAGCTGTCGAATGCGAGACACGCGCCGGATACGCATGCCGGAGTGAAACTGCCGATTCCGGTGCTGGCACAGCAGGCGCGTGGACTGGGTGTCATCAATCTGTCTGCCGACGCAGACGGCCCGACGAGGCGAGTGCCCCTGTTGGGGCAGGTACACGGTAACCTCGTGCCGCACCTCTCGCTGGCGGTGGCGCAATATCTACTCGGCGCGGACCGGCTCTCGATGCGTGACGGGCGCCTGCAGATCGGCGCCCATGACGTTCCGTTGGGGACCGACGGCAACCTGTTGATCGACTGGCATGGTTCGTTGGAGCAGACCTACCATGCGAAGAAGTATTCGATCGGACGGGTCTTGCAGGCCTTCGCGCAGCAGGAGAAAGGCGAACGGCCGTCGCTTGATCCGTCGCTGTTCAAGGACAAGGTCGTGTTTATCGCCGGTACGGCGGCGGGGCTCTACGATCTTCGTGTCACGCCGTTTTCTGCCGCCACGCCGGGCGTGCTCATTCACATGGCGGCGTTGGACAACCTCCTGCACGGGCAGGGCTTGCAAGCCGCTCCAAGGTGGTTTTCGTTCACGACCCTTCTTCTGCTCTGTCTGGCTTCTGCCGGCACGTTTATGTTGTTCCGCTCCTATCCGGTCAAGTTCGGCGTCACGATCGGATTGGCGGTGGCCTACTATGGGTTGGTCGTGCATGCATTTGGCGGACACGAGCGGTGGCTGGAACTGGTCTTTCCTGAAGTGGCTCTGGCCTTGACGTTCGGTTCCGCAGCGACCGTCGAGTATGTGACCGAAGGCAGGCAGCGCCGTCTCATGCGGGCGGCCTTCGACAAGTACATGTCGACTGAGGTGGTCGAAGAGATCATGCGGAACCCCGAGGCCATCAAGCTCGGCGGGGAGAAAAAGGAAATCACGATCTTCTTTTCCGACATCGCGGGCTTTACCACGATCTCGGAGAAGATGTCTCCCGAAGACCTCGTGACCTTGCTGAATCGCTACCTGTCGGCGATGACGATCATCATCAAGAACACGCATCGCGGCAATGTGAACAAGTATCTCGGTGACGGAATCATGGCGCTGTTCGGCGCGCCGCTGGGCGATCCGAAGCACGCGTCGCTGGCCTGTTACGCGGCGTTGGATTGCCAAGTCGAGTTGGCACGCCTCCGGGAGGTCTGGAAGCGGGAGGGGCTGCCGGAGATCGGCGCCAGGATCGGCCTCAACTCCGGTCCCTGCATCGTCGGCAACATGGGGTCCGAGGAGCGCATGGAATACACGGTCACCGGAGATAGTGTGAACCTGGCTTCGCGCCTGGAGGGAGCCAGCAAGTATTACGACACACTGATTCTCATCGGCCAGCGGACGGCCGAATTGGCGAAGAACGACATTGAAGTGCGGGAGATCGATCTGTTACGAGTGAAAGGGAAAAAAGAGCCGGTCGTCGTGTTCGAACTGTTGGCCCGCAAGGGACGGCTGGATGACAAAAAACGGCAAGTCATCGATGTGTATCTGGAAGGGCTGGCGGCCTATAAGATGCGGAATTTCTCAACGGCTTGTGTCAGGTTTTTAGAAGCCGTTGCGCTGGATCCGTCGGACGGGCCTTCTCGGGTATACCTGGAACGATCCACGAATTATCGGCAGATGCCCCCGCCTGTAGAGTGGGACGGCGTCTATGAAATGACCTCAAAATAAGTGGCCGTGCCGAGGGGGAGGAAACTGTGACCGCATCACGATCGTTCTGGATTCCGCTCATTGTCCTGTGGATTGGTCTGTTTGCCTGGGGGACGGATGCCTGGGCCGAAACCGTCTACGTTCAAGCCAAGACGGCTCAACTTCGCGCTGGAAAAACCTCGTTGGATGCGGTGGTCGCAAACGTCAAGTTCGGGGAGGGGCTGGAGGTGGTCGGTCGCGCTGGGAGCTGGCTGGAGGTCAAAACGTCGGCCGGTGCGCGGGGATGGATCTTTGCCAACAAAACATCGACCTCCAAACCGTCCGGGAGCAACGATACTCTGGCCCGGCTTGGCCAGAGTATGCGGGGTGGGGATGCGTCCGCGACCACCGCATCGGCGGGTGCGAGGGGGCTGGACAAGGCGTCCGAGGGGTATGCCGACCGGGCCGGCGTGTCCCCGCGTGATCGGGAGATCGTGGATCGTATGACGGCCTATCACATCCCTGACCAGGATGTGGAGGAGTTTTTGCGGGAAGGGGGGCTCGGTGAATATGCGAAATAACAGGATCTGGATGGCGAGCCTCATGGCGTTGTCGATGAGCGTGGCTGGTTGCGCAGAGGTGCAGCGGGCTGCCGAGGATGTGGCCCGACAGTCCGGTAATCCCCGATTGGCCGGTGCGATCCATGGCGCAGGCAATGTTGTCGGTAGCTTGCTTCCCATCGGCTACGAGGAAGAAGTGTCGATCGGGCAGGCGATAGCCCTGCAAGTCGTGGCACGATACGGCGGTGTGGTGGATCAGCCTGAATTAGTGCGGTATGTGAACCTGGTGGGGAGAGCGGTGGCTAACACGTCTGACCGTCCTGACATCCCGTACCGGGTCGCGATCCTGGATCATGAGTCGATCAATGCGTTTGCCGCGCCTGCCGGGTATATTTTTGTGACGCGTGGCCTGCTCAGGCAGATCAAGAATGAGGCGGAACTCGCCGCCGTTTTGGGACATGAAATCGCGCACGTGAGTGAAAAACACATTCTTGATGTGATTCAACGCAGCAAGCGCCTGGCCGGGGTGACCGAAGCGGGTCTCTCCTATGCGACGAGTAATCCGGCTGCGTTCAAGGGCGTGATCGACGGCGCCGTCAAGAAGCTGCTCGATGAGGGGTTTGACCAGGAGAAAGAAACCGACGCCGATACGGTGGGCGACGTGTTTGCCGCGCGAGTCGGATACGATGCGGAGGCCTATGTGGGCCTCCTGACGCGGTTGCGGGATCTCAAGGGCGACGACCGCGCGCTGTTCAAGACCCATCCCAACTTTTCCGCGCGAATCGAGGCGGTGGAGAAAACCATTCGTGCCCAGCATCTTGCCTCCAACGGCTTGCTGTTGCAGGAACGGTTCCTCCGCATGACCAAACGCGTCTGACAGGATGCTGAAACAGGCTGCCAGCGGCGTTCTCGCATCGTTCAGACCCTCGACGTACCCAGCGGGTACGCCTCGGCTCTTCACTCGCTGCGGCCTTGCTGAGCAACCTGTTTGAGCCTCCTGCGGGTGGTCAGCTCCCAGCGCGGCGAAAGCGCAGCGTGCAGGTGGTTCCCTTCCCCAGGTTGCTGTTGATGATCAGCGTTCCACCGTTATCTTCGATGAGCCGTTTGACGTTGGTGAGGCCGAGCCCGGTTCCATAGTCTTTGGTCGTGAAGAAGGGCTCGAAGATTCGTGAGAGGTGTTCCGCCGCGATGCCGCTTCCGGTATCGGCCACCTCAATGTCCACCTCGTTGTCACGCCCGGTCCTGGTCGTCAGGGTCAGTATTCCTCCTTCCGGCATCGCTTCCCGTGCATTGATCAGGAGGTTCACCAGAGCCTCCTTGACCTGTTCCGGGTCGACCTGAATCTGGGGTAGATCGCGCCCGAACCGCTGCTCGACTCGGATGCGTTCATGGCCACCCTGTGCGTGCCACTGTTTCAGAGCGGCGTGGACGACGTCTTCTGCACGTTCCACCTTGAAGTCCGGTGGCTTTTGCCTGGCATATCGGAGAAAGTCGTGTAGTCGGAGGGAGAGTTTGTCGACCTCATCGATGATGTAACGTGCCATTTCCTGGCGGAGAGGTTCTTCCTGCGGCCCCTCCAGCACGACTTGTGCGGAACTCCGGATAACGCCGAGCGGGTTCCGTAGATCGTGGGCGAGGGCGGCGAGCAGTTGTCCCACCGATGCCAGCTTTTCCTGCCGGATCAGCTCATGTTGCTGTGACCGGATCGTCCGCAGGTTTTCCTCCAGCACCTCCCGCATGGCTGCGAAGCTCGAGGCCAGGTCTTCAATTTCATCACCGGTCTGATAGCTCGGTGAAAGCAACGGGGTGAGAGGGGGTGTTGCGTTGCTGCTCTCCGGTAAGGCCAGTGTGAGGCGAAGGCCCTCCGCTTCGCGCTGAAGCGCCACGATCGGCTTCACAATGCGATACCCGACGAGGAATCCGAAGGCCGAGAGCACGATGACCAGTCCGAAGCCGATCATGCCGACCGTCAGCAGCAGGGAATAGATCGGCGCATAGGTTTCCTCCGGCGCCTGTCGGATAAACGCATACCATCGGTTGCCGTCGAGGCTCGACGGCGTCAGCGGATGTGTCAGCTGCACCGGCGCCGCTCCAACGATGGCATCGCGGCCGCCATGCGCGTCATCGTCCGCAACCAGCCACAGGGGGTGATCCAAGGTCAGTTGGTTCATCAAGGCCGATGGAATCAAATGCGCGGTGGGCGGCAAGACCGGGCAGATCAACGGCGTGCCTTGCGTATCGAGCAACATGGCGTGACCGGTATTCCCGATGTGGATGGGCAGGATCATCTGGGTCAGGAGATTGCGGCGGATGACGAGGTCGACGACGCCGATGGGGGCGTGGCGACTGTCGTCCAGAATGGAGACGGCCACATGGAAGACCATGTCGTTGATCTGAGGATCGAACACCACGTTACTGACGTAGGACGTGCCGGGTGTGGCCTGCATAGCTTCACGCCACCAGGCGGCATCTGCCTGTTGCGGAGGCAGTTGCGGATCCGTTGAGGCGACGACCAGGCCCTGTCGGTCGGCAATGGTGACACGCACATAGTGCCGGGACTCGCGCGCCCATTCGTCGAGGTAGCTTGTGGTGTCCTGGCCCACCACTGGTGAGCTGCCGGCGTTCTGATGTGTCGATGACGAGCTGCGCGGTGCCGGGGCGGATGCGGAGCGTGCGCGTTGATTTGCGAGCAGGACCGGTTGGCGGATGTGCAAGGGGACGAGGGTCAGCCGGATGGCCCGATCGATTTCATTGTCGACTGCGGCCGCAAGGCGAATGGAGGTCGAGCGCGCGATCTCCTGAAAGCCTTCCCCGATGGCTTGTTTGAGGGTGGCGGTGCTGGAACGGTAGGTCGCCCACAGCGCGACCATGCCAGGCACGATGCCGACAATCAGCAGCGCGACGAAAAACTTCCGCTGGAGTCCGCCGGTTCCTTGTGCGAGGCGCATCAGCCTGAGGGCAACGACAGGTTATGTTTGGCCATTCGATACCGCAGTGTGTTGCGCGTGATTTTGAGCAGCCGGCTGGCTTCCGACACGTTGCCTCCGGTTTTTTGCAGCGCCTCCTGGAGCATCGTTTTTTCGACTTCCTCAACGGAGAGTCCCAGCGCGAGGAGTGACGGTGTGCCGGCCGGTGCTGCCTCGGTTGGCGTCGGTGCGGTCTTGAGCGAGGCCGGCAGATGCTCGTGCGTGATCTCGCCCTGTTTGCAGGTGATGGTCAGCCATTCCACGACATTGTGCAGTTCCCGCACGTTTCCCGGCCAGGGATACCGTTTGAGGATGGCGAGCGCCTCGGCGGTAATGCCTTTGATTCGACTTCCTCGCTCCCGACGAGCCTGGCCAAGGAACTGAGTCAGAATCGGCTCGATGTCCTCCGGCCGTTCGCGCAGGGGCGGCATCCGGAGTTGGTAGACGTTCAGGCGATAGTAGAGGTCCAGGCGGAAACGACCGGCTTTGATGAGGTCCGGTAATTCCTGGTTGGTCGCGGCGATGACGCGGATATCGACGGCGACACTGCGTACTCCGCCCAGTGGTTCCACGATATGCTGTTCGAGGACGCGCAGGAGTTTGGCCTGGGCCGTCAAACTCAGTTCGCCGATTTCGTCCAGGAACAACGTGCCTCGGTCGGCCGTTTGAAAGCGTCCCGGTTTGGATTTTTTTGCGTCGGTAAAGGCACCCTTCTCATACCCGAACAGTTCGGATTCCAACAGGTGCTCGGGAATGCCGGCGCAGTTGAGGGCCACCATCGGGCCTTGGGCGCGTGGGCTGACGAGGTGGATGGCGCGCGCGAGAAGATCCTTGCCCGTTCCGCTTTCGCCTGTAATGAGTATGGACGCGTCGGTCTGCGCGACCTCCCGAGCAAGCCGCTTCACGAGTTCCATTTCTTTGGAGACGCTGACAATGCGGTCGAAGCCGAACTGTTCATGCAACCCTGCCCGCAGGATGCGATTGTCCCGGGCGAGCTGTCGGACTTGCAGCGCGCGGGCAATGACGATCTTGAGCTCTTCATTGTCGACGGGCTTGGAGATGTAGTCGTAGGCGCCTTTCTGCATGGCCTCGACGGCCGACTTGACGGTGCCGTATCCGGTCACGATCAGCACCGGCACATCGGGCAGCTGTTGCCGGGCTGCGTCCAGCACGTCCATGCCCGAGACGGTACCCAATTGGAGGTCTGTAATGATCATGTCGAGGGAGTCGTGCTCTTGGATCATGCGGAGGGCTTCGTCGCCCGAGCGGGCCAGGAGCAACTGATACCCGGCAGGTTTCAGCACCAGCTCAAAGAGCCGTCGCATTCGTTCTTCATCTTCGACGATTAGGAGGGTGGGTGCGTGCATGGCCTCGCAACCGGCTGAGGTGGGTCCTCGCATCCGTGAGGACGTGAGACGTAGCCTACCACTATCGGCGGGGGAGAAACAGTGGGTGTGGCTTAGCGGGGATCGGTATTCGACGGAGAAGTGGTGGTGCGGACCTCGGCGGGTGCGACGTCGTTGGACAGTGCCCAGGAGAGATTGCGTTGGAGCCCCGAATATTTTGTGCGGCGGACGGGACTGTGTTTGAACGTTGCGGCGAAGGTCTGCTCATCCATCTTCGTTAGGGCCAGCAGCGAAGGAGCGCTGGTGAGTGTGGAGGGTTGGAAGCCTGGTTCGCTGGTTGGTCTGGATTGGACGTTGTAGGGACAGATGTCTAGACAATCGTCACAGCCGAAAATTCGGTTGCCCAGCTTTCGCCGGAGGTCATCCGCG from Nitrospira sp. encodes:
- a CDS encoding DUF3365 domain-containing protein — encoded protein: MQRLPWMLAYLVAAGWLSAVPSAWGLESSDRSTIPFQTILELEQTARLLAVLLDSGRAVVNDNQTLLDDPSRADKGFTPEAFEGQLRDMFRGRAGINLDELAGGTLSPRSRRLLQELVAVSKQVIADAQAELNRQGAGFKGFIPAVFGARVSTRFTAVTGVRLKQTALDPRNPANRPDAYERVALEAFADSSYPREKVISEMAANSSSLRLMFPLYATRQCLDCHGGPKGGLDRTGYPREGLTLGQNAGAISVLLPVGK
- a CDS encoding SUMF1/EgtB/PvdO family nonheme iron enzyme, whose protein sequence is MKIYIVLMVLLFAPVESGWANERPPSPMEKPAGSGVIVHRDGYVLTAHHVVANAKRITIVTSGEFRVPAVLVSVDAEHDLALLKVETVGLSEALLGYAGAVKLDQEVIAVGFQFGLREITITRGHVAAVRTKGVQRVFQVDAAVNPGNSGGPVFNRRGEVLGILTTKFTHPSGIVPEGMAFAVPISYATPLLANIPDFDFSAIGRGRRESPKGKGNGDLITELIRTSVRIETLRMSEGPATVIHPAPMPPSSDGRYNAQPSVTHVPVPPARVHEPVPLAGDESIDRVNAQLLTHQQEELKRLVDQGLTPPGEMVLIPAGEFLMGMEDGLPDARPVHRVYVSAYWIDRHGVTNEQYRACVDGGACLIPKVRDAFDDSQRAQSPVINVTWSQARAYCQWIGKRLPTEAEWEKAARGIDGRRYPWGNNDAVIQKSRVTLADGNSSHGVDLLGTLTVSSSPYGVFGMIGLVSEWVKDWYAEDFYPTSPARDPQGPLRGSFRVLRGGSWMERPLELRAGYRGWDEMTYWGPTLGFRCATDAP
- a CDS encoding adenylate/guanylate cyclase domain-containing protein, producing the protein MTFSPFHKKILSALAVSLTVFAVVAGLSSTRWFEVVELEALDHLVRRYADPAKADSNLVLLAIDESSLEAFGRWPWPRDRFGYVVRYLKQAGAKAVVFDVMFFEADENAEEFDQSFADDLKEAGNVFLPMLFQAEPAAIPPELQPRATVTVELSNARHAPDTHAGVKLPIPVLAQQARGLGVINLSADADGPTRRVPLLGQVHGNLVPHLSLAVAQYLLGADRLSMRDGRLQIGAHDVPLGTDGNLLIDWHGSLEQTYHAKKYSIGRVLQAFAQQEKGERPSLDPSLFKDKVVFIAGTAAGLYDLRVTPFSAATPGVLIHMAALDNLLHGQGLQAAPRWFSFTTLLLLCLASAGTFMLFRSYPVKFGVTIGLAVAYYGLVVHAFGGHERWLELVFPEVALALTFGSAATVEYVTEGRQRRLMRAAFDKYMSTEVVEEIMRNPEAIKLGGEKKEITIFFSDIAGFTTISEKMSPEDLVTLLNRYLSAMTIIIKNTHRGNVNKYLGDGIMALFGAPLGDPKHASLACYAALDCQVELARLREVWKREGLPEIGARIGLNSGPCIVGNMGSEERMEYTVTGDSVNLASRLEGASKYYDTLILIGQRTAELAKNDIEVREIDLLRVKGKKEPVVVFELLARKGRLDDKKRQVIDVYLEGLAAYKMRNFSTACVRFLEAVALDPSDGPSRVYLERSTNYRQMPPPVEWDGVYEMTSK
- a CDS encoding SH3 domain-containing protein yields the protein MTASRSFWIPLIVLWIGLFAWGTDAWAETVYVQAKTAQLRAGKTSLDAVVANVKFGEGLEVVGRAGSWLEVKTSAGARGWIFANKTSTSKPSGSNDTLARLGQSMRGGDASATTASAGARGLDKASEGYADRAGVSPRDREIVDRMTAYHIPDQDVEEFLREGGLGEYAK
- a CDS encoding M48 family metalloprotease, producing the protein MASLMALSMSVAGCAEVQRAAEDVARQSGNPRLAGAIHGAGNVVGSLLPIGYEEEVSIGQAIALQVVARYGGVVDQPELVRYVNLVGRAVANTSDRPDIPYRVAILDHESINAFAAPAGYIFVTRGLLRQIKNEAELAAVLGHEIAHVSEKHILDVIQRSKRLAGVTEAGLSYATSNPAAFKGVIDGAVKKLLDEGFDQEKETDADTVGDVFAARVGYDAEAYVGLLTRLRDLKGDDRALFKTHPNFSARIEAVEKTIRAQHLASNGLLLQERFLRMTKRV
- a CDS encoding cache domain-containing protein, with the translated sequence MRLAQGTGGLQRKFFVALLIVGIVPGMVALWATYRSSTATLKQAIGEGFQEIARSTSIRLAAAVDNEIDRAIRLTLVPLHIRQPVLLANQRARSASAPAPRSSSSTHQNAGSSPVVGQDTTSYLDEWARESRHYVRVTIADRQGLVVASTDPQLPPQQADAAWWREAMQATPGTSYVSNVVFDPQINDMVFHVAVSILDDSRHAPIGVVDLVIRRNLLTQMILPIHIGNTGHAMLLDTQGTPLICPVLPPTAHLIPSALMNQLTLDHPLWLVADDDAHGGRDAIVGAAPVQLTHPLTPSSLDGNRWYAFIRQAPEETYAPIYSLLLTVGMIGFGLVIVLSAFGFLVGYRIVKPIVALQREAEGLRLTLALPESSNATPPLTPLLSPSYQTGDEIEDLASSFAAMREVLEENLRTIRSQQHELIRQEKLASVGQLLAALAHDLRNPLGVIRSSAQVVLEGPQEEPLRQEMARYIIDEVDKLSLRLHDFLRYARQKPPDFKVERAEDVVHAALKQWHAQGGHERIRVEQRFGRDLPQIQVDPEQVKEALVNLLINAREAMPEGGILTLTTRTGRDNEVDIEVADTGSGIAAEHLSRIFEPFFTTKDYGTGLGLTNVKRLIEDNGGTLIINSNLGKGTTCTLRFRRAGS
- a CDS encoding sigma-54 dependent transcriptional regulator; amino-acid sequence: MHAPTLLIVEDEERMRRLFELVLKPAGYQLLLARSGDEALRMIQEHDSLDMIITDLQLGTVSGMDVLDAARQQLPDVPVLIVTGYGTVKSAVEAMQKGAYDYISKPVDNEELKIVIARALQVRQLARDNRILRAGLHEQFGFDRIVSVSKEMELVKRLAREVAQTDASILITGESGTGKDLLARAIHLVSPRAQGPMVALNCAGIPEHLLESELFGYEKGAFTDAKKSKPGRFQTADRGTLFLDEIGELSLTAQAKLLRVLEQHIVEPLGGVRSVAVDIRVIAATNQELPDLIKAGRFRLDLYYRLNVYQLRMPPLRERPEDIEPILTQFLGQARRERGSRIKGITAEALAILKRYPWPGNVRELHNVVEWLTITCKQGEITHEHLPASLKTAPTPTEAAPAGTPSLLALGLSVEEVEKTMLQEALQKTGGNVSEASRLLKITRNTLRYRMAKHNLSLPSG